Proteins from a single region of Pyrus communis chromosome 6, drPyrComm1.1, whole genome shotgun sequence:
- the LOC137737089 gene encoding serine/threonine-protein kinase 52-like, producing the protein MDSRTSENVEVADVPNMVDHQKGNMNSKLRSAGSMSFKEVEPKINGTGSISSKEMIFRADKIDLKNLDIQLEKHLSRVWSRNIESTRPKEEWEIDLAKLEIRYIVARGTYGTVFRGTYDDQDVAVKLLDWGEDGYATGAETAALRASFQKEVAVWHKLDHPNVTKFIGASMGTSDLKIPTKGSSSDGVDSHPARACCVVVEYLAGGTLKQFLIRNRQKKLAFKVVIQLALDLSRGLSYLHSQKIVHRDVKTENMLLDTRINLKIADFGVARVEAQNPRDMTGETGTLGYMAPEVLDGKPYNRRCDVYSFGICLWEIYCCDMPYPDLSFADVSSAVVRQNLRPEIPKCCPSSLANIMRKCWDGNADKRPEMGEVVKMLEVIDTSKGGGMIPEDRSPGCFCFAPTRGP; encoded by the exons ATGGATTCAAGGACAAGTGAGAATGTTGAAGTTGCAGATGTACCAAACATGGTGGATCACCAGAAAGGTAATATGAATTCAAAACTTAGGAGTGCAGGGAGTATGAGTTTCAAAGAGGTGGAACCAAAAATTAATGGTACAGGAAGTATTAGTAGCAAAGAGATGATCTTCCGAGCAGATAAAATTGATTTGAAGAACTTAGATATACAGCTTGAGAAACATTTGAGCCGGGTTTGGTCTAGAAACATTGAGAGTACCAGGCCTAAGGAAGAATGGGAGATTGATTTAGCTAAATTGGAAATAAGATATATTGTAGCTCGAGGGACCTATGGTACCGTATTCAGGGGCACCTATGATGATCAAGATGTTGCAG TGAAGCTGTTGGACTGGGGGGAGGATGGCTATGCCACAGGTGCTGAAACTGCTGCTCTGCGGGCATCATTTCAAAAAGAAGTTGCTGTCTGGCACAAGCTTGACCATCCTAATGTTACCAAA TTCATTGGAGCTTCAATGGGAACTTCAGATCTTAAAATTCCTACAAAAGGCTCTTCAAGTGATGGTGTAGATTCACATCCTGCTAGAGCGTGTTGTGTTGTTGTGGAATATCTCGCTGGTGGGACACTAAAGCAATTCTTGATAAGAAACAGGCAAAAGAAACTTGCCTTTAAGGTTGTGATCCAACTTGCTTTGGACCTCTCTAGAGG TCTTAGCTATCTGCATTCTCAAAAGATCGTACACCGTGATGTCAAAACAGAGAATATGCTACTTGATACTCGCATAAACCTTAAAATAGCTGATTTTGGTGTTGCTCGTGTTGAAGCTCAAAATCCAAGAGACATGACTGGTGAAACTGGTACCCTTGGATACATGGCTCCAGAG GTTCTGGATGGCAAGCCTTATAATAGAAGATGTGATGTCTATAGCTTTGGCATATGCTTATGGGAAATTTATTGCTGCGACATGCCCTACCCAGATCTTAGCTTTGCTGATGTATCATCTGCAGTTGTTCGGCAG AACCTACGACCAGAAATCCCCAAATGCTGTCCAAGTTCTTTGGCAAACATCATGCGCAAGTGCTGGGATGGAAATGCAGATAAACGTCCTGAAATGGGTGAGGTGGTGAAAATGTTGGAAGTAATTGATACAAGCAAAGGAGGCGGAATGATACCTGAAGACCGTTCTCCGGGCTGTTTCTGTTTTGCTCCCACTCGCGGGCCATGA